One part of the Ictidomys tridecemlineatus isolate mIctTri1 chromosome 13, mIctTri1.hap1, whole genome shotgun sequence genome encodes these proteins:
- the Cndp1 gene encoding LOW QUALITY PROTEIN: beta-Ala-His dipeptidase (The sequence of the model RefSeq protein was modified relative to this genomic sequence to represent the inferred CDS: substituted 3 bases at 3 genomic stop codons), with the protein MEFIFTVYFGHSLSNLPFVPQATSPLRSADIGNTSPDVGPADRLGFGSCAPGIRTTVMNNSQSWPWKLGISKIRTLMPCKASCLLALLLLLEGGTFSPPPSWLLEELCQHMDLHQDEFVQLPDSQSLPIPPIILAELGNDPKKPTVCLYEHLDVQPAQESEGWLTDPYTLTEVDGQXHXKLYGRGSVDNKGPVLAWIHAVSAFRDLEQDLPVNSKFILEGMEEAGSVALEELTKKEKDRFFSGVDDIVISDHLWLSRTEPALTYGTRGNSYFQVEVRCRDQDSHSGTFGGVLSEPMADLVALLGSLVDSSGHILIPGIYDQVAPLREEGKKLYEAIEMDLEEYRNTSQVEKFLFDTKEEILMRLWRYPSLSIHRMEGAFDEPGTKTVTPGQVIGKFSVRLVPHVNMSVVEKQVTNHLEDVFSKRNSSNGVAASMTLGLRPWIANISDMRYLAAKRAISTVFGTEPDMMRDGSTIPTAKMIQDIIXKSVMMLPPGAVDDGEHSQSEKIHRCNYIEGSKLFAALFLEIAKLHSGQ; encoded by the exons ATGGAGTTTATCTTCACAGTGTACTTTGGGCACTCGTTATCCAACCTGCCCTTTGTACCACAGGCCACAAGTCCACTCAGGAGTGCTGATATAGGCAACACTTCACCGGATGTTGGTCCTGCTGACAGGTTGGGGTTTGGATCTTGCGCTCCTGGTATCAGGACCACAGTTATGAATAATTCCCAGTCCTGGCCATGGAAGCTGGGGATATCCAAGATACGAACATTGATGCCTTGTAAG GCTTCCTGTCTTCtggcgctgctgctgctgctggagggCGGCAcgttctcccctcctccctcctggctgcTGGAGGAGCTCTGCCAGCACATGGACCTCCACCAGGATGAATTTGTGCAG CTGCCTGATAGCCAGAGTCTTCCCATCCCTCCTATCATCCTGGCTGAACTGGGGAATGATCCGAAGAAACCCACCGTGTGCTTATATGAGCACCTGGATGTGCAGCCGGCTCAGGAGAGCGAGGGGTGGCTCACGGACCCCTACACGCTGACGGAGGTGGATGGTCAGTGACAT taaaaactGTATGGACGAGGATCCGTAGACAACAAAGGCCCCGTCCTAGCTTGGATTCATGCTGTGAGCGCCTTCAGAGACCTAGAGCAA GATCTCCCTGTGAATTCCAAGTTCATCCTTGAAGGGATGGAAGAAGCTGGTTCTGTTGCCCTAGAGGAacttaccaaaaaagaaaaggaccgGTTCTTCTCCGGTGTGGACGACATCGTGATTTCAGATCATCTGTGGCTCAGTCGGACGGAGCCCGCGCTCACTTATGGGACTCGAGGGAACAGCTACTTCCAGGTGGAG GTGAGATGCAGAGATCAAGATTCTCATTCAGGAACCTTTGGTGGTGTCCTCAGCGAGCCCATGGCTGACTTGGTGGCTCTTCTCG GAAGCCTGGTGGATTCCTCGGGTCATATCCTGATCCCTGGAATCTATGACCAAGTGGCTCCTCTtagagaggagggaaaaaaactgTATGAAGCCATTGAAATGGACCTAGAAGAATACCGGAATACCAGCCAggttgagaaatttctgtttgatACCAAG gAGGAAATCCTCATGCGTCTGTGGCGGTACCCATCTCTTTCTATTCACAGGATGGAGGGTGCGTTCGATGAGCCTGGAACTAAAACAGTTACACCTGGCCAGGTGATAGGAAAATTTTCAGTCCGTCTAGTCCCTCACGTGAACATGTCTGTGGTGGAGAAACAGGTAACAAAT CACCTTGAGGACGTGTTCTCCAAAAGAAACAGCTCTAACGGCGTGGCTGCTTCCATGACACTGGGACTTCGGCCGTGGATTGCAAACATCAGCGACATGCGGTATCTCGCAGCAAAAAGAGCCATCAGCA CAGTGTTTGGAACAGAACCAGATATGATGCGGGATGGGTCAACCATTCCAACAGCCAAAATGATCCAGGACATCATTTAAAAGAGCGTGATGATGCTTCCACCGGGGGCTGTCGATGATGGGGAACACTCTCAGAGTGAGAAGATCCACAG GTGTAACTACATAGAGGGGTCCAAGTTGTTTGCTGCCCTTTTCCTGGAGATTGCTAAGCTACATTCAGGACAGTAG